The genomic region CTCCGGCATTGATGTCGGTTTTATCCACCACGATGGACGAAATTCCGCGCAAGGCCAGGTCCCGGGCCAAACCGGTCCCGGTGACGCCCGCCCCGATGATCAGCACGGTTGTTGCCGACATGGACTCTCCTGGGTTCAAGCCTCTGGAACCGGTTTTTCGCAAGAAACAAACCGACTCAAACCAAAGGCGTGCAGGTCATTTTTTCGGAAGAACAACTTGTATTGCCTCTTTCCTGGTGATACGAAAGACCGCACACTTGGAAACGATCACGACAACGAAAATATTCGTACTTTGTTTCAGCATGGCTTTTCTCATAAACACAGTGCCCCACAACAAAGAGACAACTCTTAGAATATTTTTGTTTTTTTATACAAGCCGTGCCCTGTGATCCTTCCTGACGGACACTTTTCAATCGTTACCCAGGTTAGCTTTCAGCCCTCACCATGCCACTTTGCAATTCAGAAAACAACATAATTTTAATTATTCTTTCAAAAACGAAAAAAAGCCATGTCCAATGCTCAAGAAAAAAAAAGTGCCGGGGATCGGCGAAACAGTTTCGCTGCGTGCTCCCAAACCCCACGGAAATCATCAGCGGTCGGCGATGCTGGGTTGAGCGAGGGGAAATCCAAGGGCGTGGCCGCTCGCCATCGAAAGATCCTGAAGGTTGTTCAGGGCAAAGGCTACGTCACCATCGACGACCTGGCCCGAGAGTTCAAGGTCACCCCCCAGACCATCCGCCGGGATATCAACGACCTGAGCGACGCCGGCCTGATCCACCGCTACCATGGCGGCGCGGGAACGCTCTCCAGCACGGAAAATTTCGCCTACTCGGATCGAAAAATCCTCTGCCTCCAAGAAAAGGAGCGGATAGCCGCCCTGGTTGCCAGACACATTCCCGATCATGCATCGCTGTTCATCAACATCGGCACGACCACCGAGGAGGTGGCCAAGGCCCTGTGCAACCACCAACGATTGCGCGTGATCACCAACAACCTCAATGTGGCCTCGATCCTCAGCAATTTCGACCACATCGACATCATCGTCGCCGGAGGGCTCATCCGCCACCGGGATTGCGGGATCATCGGCGAAGCGACCATCGACTTCATTCAGCAATTCAAGGTTGATTACGGGATCATCGGCATCAGCGGAATCGACATGGACGGGACCCTGCTGGATTTCGACTATCGCGAGGTTCGCGCGGCACGGGCCATCATCGACAACTCCCGCCGGACTTTTCTCGTGGCCGATCACACCAAGTTCGGACGCAACGCCATGGTCAGGCTGGGGGGGATCGCCGAAATCGACGCCCTGTTTACCGACCAAGCGCCCCCCGCGAGCCTGATGGAAATTCTGGCGACCCAGGACGTGAAACTCCATGTCGCCACATGATTCTTTTTCATTTCTTTCATTTCTACTTGTTTTTTTATTTCCTGGATGATAATTAAAACACTCATTTTTTTAACAAGCTGTGATTAATTGCTTTTTTTCTTAGCGCCGCGCGTACCGCCGGGATGGAGTCGACACATGGGATTTTCGATTTCGAATGTCGATAAATTTGTGGGCCAGGAAGTCCATCTGCAAGACATCAACCTTGATCTGCGTTCAGGAACGCAAAACATCATCCTGGGCCGGACCCTGGCCGGCAAGACCTCCCTGCTCCGGATCATGGCCGGGCTGGATCGCCCAACGAAAGGCGTCATCCGGGAAAACGACGTCGACGTGACCGGCGTCTCGGTCCGCAAGCGCAGCGTGGCCATGGTTTATCAGCAGTTCGTGAACTACCCCTCCCTGACGGTGTACGATAATATTGCCTCAGCGTTGCGCATCAGCGGCATGTCCAAGGCGGACGTGGACGCCAGGGTCATGGAGGCCGCGAAAATGCTCCACCTGGAACCCATGCTGACCAGGCTCCCCCAGGAACTCTCCGGCGGACAGCAGCAACGCACTGCCATAGCCAGGGCACTGGTCAAGGACGCAGCCCTGCTCCTGCTGGACGAACCGCTGGTCAACCTGGACTACAAGCTACGGGAGGAACTGCGGGCGGAACTCCAGGAAATCTTCCGACAGCGGGAATCCATCGTCCTCTACACCACCACCGAGCCCAGCGAAGCCCTGATGCTTGGCGGGAACATCGTGATCATGCATGAAGGTCGCGTACTCCAGACCGGCCCCACCGAAGAAGTTTACCGACGGCCTTCCACGATCCAGGTGGCGGATATTTTCAGCGACCCGCCCATCAACAAGATCAAGGCCGTGGTGGACGGAACGCACGCCCGTCTTGGCGAGGATCTGTCGACGCCTCTGGACGGCCATCTGACCGGCCTGCCCCTCGGCGAATACCTCTTCGGCATCCGCCCGCACCACCTGAACATGTCCCGGCTGCACGAGCGCGACCTGGAACTTACCTGTACCGTGGAGCTGTCCGAAATCAGCGGCTCGGAGACCTTTATCCACGTCGATTACGGCGGCTTGGCGCTTGTCGTCCAGGAGAGAGGCATCCACCGCTATCCGTTGGGCAGCCGCATCCCCGTTTTTGTCCGCCCACGGAAAATCTACATTTTCAGTATTGACGGTGAGCTGGTGCGCGCTCCCAATCTTCAGGAATCCTGATCCCGCGTGAGGAAACCATGGCCCGGATCGAACTGCGAGAAATTGCCCACAGCTATCTTCCCTCTCCTCGAAACGCCGAGGACTATGCTCTGAAGCGCGTCCAGACCGTGTGGGAAGATGGGGGGGCCTACGCCCTGCTTGGCCCTTCGGGGTGCGGAAAAACGACGCTTCTAAACATCATCTCCGGCCTGCTGACTCCCAGCGAGGGCCAAGTGCTTTACGACGGAAAAGATGTTACGGCCCTGCCGCCCGAGCAGCGGAATATCGCCCAGGTCTTTCAGTTTCCGGTTCTCTACGACACCATGACCGTCTACGACAACCTGGCCTTTCCCTTGCGCAACCGCGGCGTTCCCGCCGCGGAAGTCGACCAGCGGGTTCATGAAGTGGCTGAAGCCCTGGACCTGTCCATTTTTTTGAAAAAGCGCGCGGCCCGTCTGGATGCGGACGCAAAGCAGAAGATCTCCCTGGGTCGGGGGCTGGTCCGCAAGGACGTGGCCGCGATCCTGTTCGACGAACCCCTGACGGTCATCGACCCGCATCTGAAATGGCAATTGCGCCGGAAACTCAAGGAAATCCACGCCCAGTTTCACTTGACCCTGATCTATGTGACCCATGACCAGGTCGAGGCACTGACCTTCGCCGACCAGGTTGTGGTCATGTCCGACGGCGCCATCCTCCAGGCGGGCACCCCGGAAGATCTTTTCGAAAACCCCGAGCATGCCTATGTCGGCTATTTCATCGGCAGCCCGGGCATGAACATCCTGCCCGTGACCCTTGTCGGCAACGACATCCGCATCAACGACAACTCCATTTCCCTGCCACAGGAGTTGGCAAAGGCGGCACGGACAACGTCAAAACGCCTATCCCTGGGAATCAGGCCCTTGTATGTCCAGGTCCATGCCGAGCCCGGGCCGGATCGAGTCCAGGCCGAGGTGGTCCTGGTGGAGGACCAGGGCAGTTGCAAGGTGCTCACGCTCCGTCTTGGCGAGCATGTCCTCAAGGGTTTGCTTCGGGAGGACCGCGAAGCTCGCCGGGGTGCTTGCTGGCTGCACTTTCCGCCGGAACGGATCAAACTTTACGCCGACGACCAACTCATCAAGCTGGGGGATTGATCATGCAGAAATGGGAAAACAACAAGGCCTGGTTTCTGATCCTCCCGGTTTTCGCCGTGGTCGCCTTCAGCGCCATCATCCCTCTGATGACCGTGGTCAACTACTCGGTGCAGGACATCTTTGGACCGGGGCAAAGCATTTTCGTGGGCACGGAATGGTTCAAGGAAGTCCTGCACGACCAGCGTCTGCGCGACGCGCTGTGGCGACAGCTTCTGTTTTCCAGCCTGGTCCTGCTGATCGAGATTCCGTTGGGCGTACTCATCGCCCTGGCCCTGCCCAGAAAAGGGTGGACCGTTTCGGCCTGCCTGGTCTTGCTGGCCCTGCCTCTGCTCATTCCCTGGAACGTCATCGGCACGACCTGGGTGGTCTTCACCAGGCCGGACATCGGCCTGTTCGGTGCGACGCTGAACGCCCTGGGCATTGCCTTTGACCATACGTCCTCCCCGCTGCACGCCTGGATCACGGTGATGCTCATGGAGGTCTGGCACTGGACTCCGTTGGTGGTCCTGCTGGCCTATGCCGGGCTGCGCGCCATCCCGGACGCCTACTATCAGGCGGCCAAAATCGACGGAGCCACGAACTGGGCTATTTTTCGCTTCATCCAGCTGCCCAAGATGCGCGGCGTCCTGACCATTGCCGTCCTGTTGCGGTTCATGGACAGCTTTCTGATCTATGCCGAGCCG from Desulfonatronum sp. SC1 harbors:
- a CDS encoding DeoR/GlpR family transcriptional regulator — encoded protein: MAARHRKILKVVQGKGYVTIDDLAREFKVTPQTIRRDINDLSDAGLIHRYHGGAGTLSSTENFAYSDRKILCLQEKERIAALVARHIPDHASLFINIGTTTEEVAKALCNHQRLRVITNNLNVASILSNFDHIDIIVAGGLIRHRDCGIIGEATIDFIQQFKVDYGIIGISGIDMDGTLLDFDYREVRAARAIIDNSRRTFLVADHTKFGRNAMVRLGGIAEIDALFTDQAPPASLMEILATQDVKLHVAT
- a CDS encoding ABC transporter ATP-binding protein, whose product is MGFSISNVDKFVGQEVHLQDINLDLRSGTQNIILGRTLAGKTSLLRIMAGLDRPTKGVIRENDVDVTGVSVRKRSVAMVYQQFVNYPSLTVYDNIASALRISGMSKADVDARVMEAAKMLHLEPMLTRLPQELSGGQQQRTAIARALVKDAALLLLDEPLVNLDYKLREELRAELQEIFRQRESIVLYTTTEPSEALMLGGNIVIMHEGRVLQTGPTEEVYRRPSTIQVADIFSDPPINKIKAVVDGTHARLGEDLSTPLDGHLTGLPLGEYLFGIRPHHLNMSRLHERDLELTCTVELSEISGSETFIHVDYGGLALVVQERGIHRYPLGSRIPVFVRPRKIYIFSIDGELVRAPNLQES
- a CDS encoding ABC transporter ATP-binding protein; the protein is MARIELREIAHSYLPSPRNAEDYALKRVQTVWEDGGAYALLGPSGCGKTTLLNIISGLLTPSEGQVLYDGKDVTALPPEQRNIAQVFQFPVLYDTMTVYDNLAFPLRNRGVPAAEVDQRVHEVAEALDLSIFLKKRAARLDADAKQKISLGRGLVRKDVAAILFDEPLTVIDPHLKWQLRRKLKEIHAQFHLTLIYVTHDQVEALTFADQVVVMSDGAILQAGTPEDLFENPEHAYVGYFIGSPGMNILPVTLVGNDIRINDNSISLPQELAKAARTTSKRLSLGIRPLYVQVHAEPGPDRVQAEVVLVEDQGSCKVLTLRLGEHVLKGLLREDREARRGACWLHFPPERIKLYADDQLIKLGD
- a CDS encoding carbohydrate ABC transporter permease → MQKWENNKAWFLILPVFAVVAFSAIIPLMTVVNYSVQDIFGPGQSIFVGTEWFKEVLHDQRLRDALWRQLLFSSLVLLIEIPLGVLIALALPRKGWTVSACLVLLALPLLIPWNVIGTTWVVFTRPDIGLFGATLNALGIAFDHTSSPLHAWITVMLMEVWHWTPLVVLLAYAGLRAIPDAYYQAAKIDGATNWAIFRFIQLPKMRGVLTIAVLLRFMDSFLIYAEPFVLTGGGPGNSTTFLSIYLVKVAVGQFDLGPAAAFSLIYFLIVLLFCYIFFQALLNVGTGEKR